In Clostridium swellfunianum, a genomic segment contains:
- a CDS encoding LamG domain-containing protein, with amino-acid sequence MKKLVTGVICALLIFNVSALRINAENDKGLEAHYIFNEEDNKTVKDYSSKGRNLKIDGTASYGEGKEGKAFQFDGNTVLRLSATKAISGTDITVTAFINIKEFYKSDNKFTNLFVNDGLSALGKGAFDFSFDAEHKLTSYMCGNSWTEGDRVTASKSQENLNTWIHISVVYNHDSEKQLLYINGQKISENNMVKGIGIPIQMGYKPGAGNNGGDFLIGGYADGKKKIRSFSGLMDDVRIYSRALADDEISKLANDSKALTEYKSSEKQDGSKATQEDAKPQPKEKEVAVSSGTKGAMPYVIAIIVLSISLSAMVIYIIASGKKNKRVMK; translated from the coding sequence ATGAAAAAGTTAGTTACAGGTGTTATTTGCGCACTGCTTATTTTTAATGTGAGTGCTCTTAGGATAAATGCTGAGAACGATAAGGGACTAGAAGCTCACTATATATTTAATGAGGAAGATAATAAAACTGTTAAAGATTACTCAAGCAAGGGCAGAAATTTAAAAATTGATGGTACTGCCTCCTATGGAGAGGGTAAGGAAGGTAAGGCTTTTCAGTTTGATGGCAATACAGTGCTCAGGCTTTCAGCCACTAAGGCAATAAGCGGTACTGATATAACTGTTACAGCCTTTATAAACATAAAAGAATTTTATAAAAGTGATAATAAATTTACTAATTTATTTGTCAATGATGGCTTGAGCGCATTGGGAAAGGGAGCTTTTGACTTTTCCTTTGATGCAGAACATAAACTAACATCCTACATGTGCGGAAATTCCTGGACGGAAGGAGATCGTGTTACCGCTTCAAAGTCTCAGGAAAATCTTAATACCTGGATACATATTTCTGTTGTATACAATCATGATTCAGAGAAACAGCTTCTTTATATCAATGGACAAAAAATTTCAGAAAATAACATGGTAAAGGGAATTGGCATACCTATACAGATGGGCTATAAGCCTGGGGCAGGTAATAATGGCGGAGATTTTCTAATTGGTGGGTATGCTGATGGAAAGAAGAAAATAAGAAGCTTTAGCGGACTTATGGATGATGTCCGTATTTATAGCAGAGCCTTAGCTGATGACGAAATAAGTAAGCTTGCAAATGACAGTAAGGCACTAACAGAATATAAAAGCTCTGAAAAACAAGATGGCAGTAAGGCAACCCAGGAGGATGCCAAGCCTCAGCCTAAAGAGAAGGAAGTTGCAGTAAGCAGTGGTACCAAGGGTGCAATGCCATATGTTATTGCAATTATAGTCCTTAGTATTTCACTGTCAGCAATGGTCATTTATATAATAGCTTCAGGAAAAAAGAATAAAAGGGTGATGAAATGA
- a CDS encoding discoidin domain-containing protein, which translates to MSTNINAAAQEESNKKMPYKEIGSFLSAESSSPSSAYDAKNAANNSGMSGTDSVIHTHTAENAQETMWLSKENELENSFISFDLGRAFQVGKIFVWNYNSAGNTDNGLRKIDVYYSLDGEKWKSFKNFELKKSSDENNIKATNLNDGNLIDLKGVTAQYIKFVPQKKDGNWGGKAYGLSEVRFYQYKEAAVNGSYLTASIYNPVSSKVTKEQHRLVNGVGLSNPSSAKAFHSNNPEDMYLADKAGYIVFDLKGTYPIGAMNIYNYNESSNTKQGLKDVTISTAVEYGKWEKLTDASLKEADGASKLSATDSISFNNKEARFIRLDIKSNYGGDKYGLSAVRFYAGDGYYSEPADEWTGLFSNYQGWSGADGIFAAALDGIETQGFSKRSSNNKTYFNFSDTFISKVNPITRKRQGMQMLNNTSAVFEGNDPYYGKMTFITEENGVPIKPNSERSGYYWLGDVFISNGKAYTFPLYIEKTSSGLGFEQRGEDLASFDIKNGNLDHSTIRLQNDLDKRYLSNFDGGSIIFGSAVLVNTKEAGVKNPDGYIYNYGYMDSKGAKRQLVVSRVKADKIEDFKSYEYYNGQAWVKDIKGVKGLAEDVAPEMSVTPIYTGKNAGKYLLVYTHMTTGNRIVARIGDSPVGPFHESQDLYYITLDSKLGANAFSYNAKGHPVLSEEGELLISYNVNYNGDLAGHVNNADCYRPSFIRLAMTGEAKTDTYDPSKDSGENMSTNSPQEKDKTAIVSKSSKHTGLKMAVILLSAANIVALTYILTRKSKG; encoded by the coding sequence ATGAGTACAAATATAAATGCAGCAGCACAGGAAGAAAGCAATAAGAAAATGCCTTATAAGGAGATAGGAAGCTTTTTGTCAGCAGAAAGTTCTTCACCATCATCTGCTTATGATGCAAAAAATGCAGCCAACAATTCGGGAATGAGTGGTACTGATAGTGTTATCCATACTCATACCGCAGAAAATGCTCAGGAAACAATGTGGCTATCGAAGGAAAATGAGCTTGAAAACAGCTTTATCTCCTTCGATTTAGGAAGGGCATTTCAAGTTGGAAAGATATTTGTGTGGAATTATAATTCTGCTGGAAATACAGATAATGGCCTAAGAAAGATTGATGTCTATTACTCCCTTGATGGTGAAAAGTGGAAGTCATTTAAAAATTTCGAATTAAAGAAAAGCAGCGATGAAAATAATATTAAGGCTACAAATCTTAATGATGGAAATTTAATTGACCTAAAGGGTGTAACTGCTCAATACATTAAGTTTGTACCTCAAAAGAAAGATGGAAATTGGGGTGGAAAGGCCTATGGACTTTCCGAGGTAAGATTTTATCAGTACAAGGAAGCAGCAGTAAATGGCTCTTATCTTACAGCTTCAATATATAATCCTGTAAGTTCAAAAGTTACAAAAGAACAACACAGGCTTGTAAATGGAGTGGGGTTATCGAATCCAAGCAGTGCAAAGGCTTTTCATAGCAACAATCCTGAGGATATGTATCTAGCTGATAAAGCTGGCTATATCGTGTTTGACCTTAAGGGGACATACCCTATAGGAGCTATGAATATTTATAATTACAATGAATCTTCTAATACAAAGCAAGGTCTTAAGGATGTAACTATTTCAACAGCTGTTGAGTATGGCAAGTGGGAAAAGCTAACTGATGCCTCACTTAAAGAGGCAGACGGGGCTAGTAAATTAAGTGCCACAGACAGCATTTCTTTTAATAACAAGGAAGCTAGATTTATAAGGCTAGATATAAAGAGCAATTACGGAGGAGATAAATACGGACTATCAGCTGTAAGATTTTATGCAGGAGATGGATATTATTCAGAACCAGCAGACGAATGGACAGGCTTATTTTCAAATTATCAGGGCTGGAGCGGCGCAGATGGTATATTTGCTGCTGCTTTAGATGGAATAGAGACGCAGGGCTTTAGCAAGAGATCAAGCAACAATAAAACTTATTTTAATTTTTCTGATACCTTCATTTCTAAAGTTAACCCTATAACTAGGAAGAGACAAGGTATGCAAATGCTTAATAATACTTCTGCAGTTTTTGAAGGAAATGACCCCTATTATGGTAAGATGACTTTTATTACAGAAGAAAATGGTGTGCCTATCAAACCAAATAGCGAAAGAAGTGGTTACTATTGGCTTGGAGATGTATTTATAAGCAACGGAAAAGCATATACATTTCCATTATATATTGAAAAGACCTCAAGTGGGCTTGGTTTTGAGCAACGAGGAGAAGATTTAGCAAGCTTTGATATAAAAAATGGAAATCTGGATCATTCAACTATAAGGTTACAGAATGATTTGGACAAAAGGTATCTTTCAAACTTTGATGGAGGCTCCATAATATTTGGCAGTGCAGTGCTTGTTAATACAAAGGAAGCAGGAGTTAAGAACCCTGATGGTTATATATATAACTACGGATATATGGATAGTAAGGGGGCAAAAAGACAATTGGTGGTTTCAAGGGTGAAAGCTGATAAAATAGAAGATTTTAAGAGCTATGAATATTACAATGGGCAAGCCTGGGTGAAGGATATTAAAGGTGTAAAGGGGTTAGCAGAGGATGTAGCACCTGAAATGAGTGTTACCCCTATATATACAGGGAAAAACGCTGGAAAGTACCTGCTTGTATATACCCATATGACAACAGGCAACAGAATTGTTGCTAGAATTGGCGACTCACCAGTAGGCCCATTTCATGAATCTCAGGATTTATACTATATAACTCTTGATTCCAAGCTTGGCGCGAATGCCTTCTCTTATAATGCTAAAGGTCATCCTGTATTATCTGAAGAAGGTGAGCTTCTTATATCCTATAATGTAAACTATAATGGTGATTTAGCAGGGCATGTTAATAATGCAGATTGTTATAGGCCAAGTTTTATTCGCTTGGCAATGACGGGGGAAGCAAAAACAGATACATACGATCCAAGTAAGGACAGTGGAGAAAATATGAGCACTAATTCACCACAAGAAAAGGACAAGACTGCAATTGTTTCTAAATCTAGCAAGCACACTGGATTAAAGATGGCTGTTATATTGCTCTCTGCTGCTAACATAGTAGCACTAACATATATTTTAACAAGAAAATCTAAAGGGTAG
- a CDS encoding alpha-galactosidase, with protein MGICFNEKSNSFKLDAKDTSYIIAIVDEEQFLGHVYFGQKLPDDDVNYLMGLEESPFVPSKNNRNRMSFLDSFPTEYSTSGLGDFRESCLKVMTKSGITACGINYVTHKIYSGKPNLQGLPATFGEEKECSTLEITCLDKHLNLEVILIYTVFENLDVITRSVQVKNCSNEAIQLTKVLSACVDFDRIDMDMITLHGSWARERHINRRSITLGKQAVSSARGESSHQMNPFLAVMDKTSTEDAGEVYGFNFVYSGNFIAQAEGTQFDTTRVVMGINPEDFAWNLEPDEEFTAPEVVMVYSNEGIGKMSRTFHDLYRNHLIRGQYKDKKRPILINNWEATYFDFDTEKLISIAKEASKLGIEMLVMDDGWFGNRSSDNMALGDWIVNEEKIKGGLKYLVDEVNKLGMKFGIWFEPEMVSPDSDLYRAHPDWALHIEGRTGTLSRNQYVLDFSRREVRDYIYDSLRKILNSANIEYVKWDMNRQLSDVGNAILPPHRQREIWHRYVLGVYELMERLTTEFPQVLLENCSGGGARYDAGMLYYSPQIWTSDNTDAVERLKIQHGTSLVYPVSAMGAHVSDVPNHTVGRVTPFETRGFVALSGTFGYELDVTKIPQEDRAMIPEQVTLYHKYNDLIRTGDLYRIGNLFENPEFDCISYVSKDKSEVLVTYVQVLNRPNYHSKRIRLKGLQKDAYYRNEETNEVYSGAALMNGGVLIKGLWGDFKGKLIHFVLEA; from the coding sequence ATGGGGATATGTTTTAATGAAAAATCAAACTCCTTTAAACTTGATGCAAAAGATACAAGCTATATAATTGCTATTGTTGATGAAGAACAATTTTTGGGACATGTTTATTTTGGACAAAAATTGCCAGACGATGATGTGAATTATTTAATGGGTCTCGAGGAATCGCCCTTTGTGCCATCAAAAAATAATAGAAATAGAATGTCCTTCTTAGATAGTTTTCCTACAGAATATTCTACAAGCGGATTAGGTGATTTTAGAGAGTCCTGTCTTAAAGTTATGACGAAATCAGGTATAACTGCTTGCGGGATTAACTATGTTACCCATAAGATTTACAGCGGTAAGCCTAATTTACAAGGCTTGCCGGCTACCTTTGGAGAGGAAAAAGAATGCTCAACTTTGGAGATAACTTGTTTAGATAAGCATTTAAATTTAGAAGTCATCCTAATATACACTGTTTTTGAAAATTTAGATGTTATAACAAGAAGTGTACAGGTTAAAAATTGTTCTAATGAAGCTATACAACTAACAAAGGTTTTATCTGCTTGTGTGGATTTCGATAGAATTGATATGGATATGATTACTCTTCACGGTTCTTGGGCAAGAGAACGCCATATAAACAGAAGAAGTATAACTTTAGGAAAACAAGCTGTTTCCTCTGCCAGAGGTGAATCAAGTCATCAAATGAATCCCTTCCTGGCAGTAATGGATAAAACTTCAACTGAAGATGCCGGTGAAGTATATGGATTTAATTTTGTGTATTCAGGTAATTTTATAGCTCAAGCTGAAGGGACCCAATTTGATACTACTCGTGTTGTAATGGGTATTAATCCTGAGGATTTTGCCTGGAACTTAGAGCCTGATGAGGAATTTACAGCACCAGAAGTTGTTATGGTTTATTCAAATGAGGGTATAGGAAAAATGTCCAGAACCTTTCATGATCTTTATAGAAATCATCTTATTCGTGGACAATATAAGGATAAAAAGAGACCTATTTTAATAAACAATTGGGAAGCAACTTATTTTGATTTTGATACGGAAAAGTTAATTTCTATAGCAAAAGAAGCTTCAAAACTCGGTATTGAAATGCTTGTTATGGATGACGGATGGTTTGGAAACAGAAGCAGCGATAATATGGCACTAGGAGATTGGATAGTTAATGAAGAGAAGATAAAAGGAGGCCTTAAATACCTAGTAGATGAAGTAAATAAACTTGGTATGAAGTTTGGAATTTGGTTTGAGCCTGAGATGGTTTCTCCTGATTCTGATTTATATAGAGCACATCCTGATTGGGCTTTACATATTGAAGGCAGAACTGGAACTCTTTCTAGAAATCAATACGTGTTAGACTTTTCTAGAAGAGAAGTTAGGGATTATATATATGATAGTTTAAGAAAGATTTTAAACAGTGCAAATATAGAGTACGTAAAATGGGATATGAACCGCCAATTAAGTGATGTAGGCAATGCTATACTTCCACCACACAGGCAAAGAGAAATTTGGCATAGATATGTTCTAGGTGTGTATGAGCTTATGGAAAGGCTGACCACGGAATTTCCACAGGTGCTTCTTGAAAATTGTTCAGGCGGAGGTGCCAGGTATGATGCAGGCATGCTTTACTATAGTCCTCAAATTTGGACTTCAGATAATACAGATGCTGTTGAAAGACTTAAGATTCAACATGGTACTTCACTAGTATATCCTGTATCAGCAATGGGAGCTCACGTAAGTGATGTTCCAAATCACACTGTTGGTAGAGTTACTCCTTTTGAAACCAGAGGTTTTGTTGCGCTTTCAGGAACCTTTGGCTATGAATTAGATGTTACGAAAATCCCACAAGAGGATAGAGCTATGATACCAGAGCAGGTAACATTGTACCATAAGTATAACGATTTAATTCGAACAGGTGACTTGTATCGTATAGGTAATTTGTTTGAAAACCCAGAGTTTGACTGCATCTCATATGTTTCAAAAGATAAAAGCGAAGTACTTGTAACATATGTTCAGGTTTTAAACAGGCCAAACTATCACAGCAAAAGAATTAGGTTAAAGGGACTGCAAAAGGATGCTTACTATAGAAATGAAGAAACAAACGAAGTATATTCCGGCGCTGCCTTAATGAATGGCGGTGTGCTTATAAAAGGATTATGGGGAGATTTTAAAGGTAAATTAATTCATTTTGTACTTGAAGCATAA
- a CDS encoding glycoside hydrolase family 31 protein: MNSYMEIDILEQEYWWGGTVQDGVSMPYTKTNFKRDLSKEQLYNQSVPILLSNKGRYVWCEEPFSFSFIDNKLIITSNSSDIIVSSGHENLRGAFLDASGKYFPPDGKYPDQLMFTAPQYNTWIEMMYEPTQEKVLAYAKAIIDNGMPPGILIIDDNWQEDYGVWSFHPGRFPQPKAMIAKLHEMGFKVMLWICNFVSADSLTARTIDKLGYLVKNQAGKAAMVEWWNGRSAMLDLTREAALEWFKLQLNSLMLNYGVDGFKFDAGDLAHFSDSFILSKAINGNQYSEAWGKIGLDYELNEYRACWKLGGKALAQRLSDKSHCWELINGLGSLIPNGLAQGLMGYAFTCPDMIGGGEYLNFLENSNNLDKELIIRNVECAALFPMMQFSAAPWRVLDKEQLNICVEMAKLHVRFSDRIVELAKEASKTGEPIIRHMEYVFPGNGYEKIIDQFMLGDKILVAPVLKKGATSRSIVFPRGKWIGDDKTVVQGPCTITVDAPIERLPWYEKVDTSI; this comes from the coding sequence ATGAATAGTTATATGGAAATTGATATTCTAGAACAGGAATACTGGTGGGGTGGAACGGTTCAAGATGGAGTCTCTATGCCCTATACGAAAACAAACTTTAAAAGGGACCTTTCTAAGGAACAGCTATACAATCAGAGTGTTCCTATTTTATTATCAAATAAAGGTCGATATGTTTGGTGCGAGGAACCTTTTTCTTTTTCTTTTATAGACAATAAACTTATTATAACCTCAAACAGTAGTGATATCATAGTAAGCAGCGGTCATGAAAATTTAAGAGGAGCTTTTTTAGATGCCTCAGGTAAATACTTCCCACCTGATGGAAAGTATCCTGACCAATTAATGTTTACTGCACCACAATATAATACTTGGATTGAGATGATGTACGAACCAACACAGGAAAAAGTATTAGCTTATGCCAAAGCAATTATTGATAACGGTATGCCTCCAGGAATACTTATAATCGATGACAATTGGCAAGAGGATTATGGGGTCTGGAGCTTCCATCCTGGTCGCTTCCCCCAGCCTAAGGCTATGATTGCGAAGCTTCATGAAATGGGTTTTAAAGTAATGCTTTGGATTTGCAACTTTGTTAGCGCAGATAGCCTTACAGCAAGAACTATTGATAAACTTGGCTATCTTGTAAAAAATCAAGCTGGTAAAGCTGCAATGGTAGAATGGTGGAATGGCCGCAGTGCTATGCTAGACCTTACAAGGGAAGCTGCTCTTGAGTGGTTTAAGCTGCAGCTTAATAGCTTGATGCTTAATTATGGAGTAGATGGCTTTAAATTTGACGCAGGTGATTTAGCTCATTTCAGTGACAGCTTTATATTAAGCAAAGCAATTAACGGTAATCAATATTCCGAAGCTTGGGGGAAAATAGGTTTAGATTATGAGCTTAATGAATATCGAGCTTGCTGGAAGCTTGGAGGCAAAGCATTAGCACAACGGCTTAGTGATAAAAGCCACTGCTGGGAACTAATCAATGGACTTGGCAGTCTTATACCCAATGGACTTGCTCAAGGCCTTATGGGCTATGCATTTACCTGCCCTGATATGATTGGCGGTGGAGAATACCTTAACTTCCTTGAAAATAGTAATAATTTAGATAAGGAATTAATAATTCGTAATGTAGAATGTGCCGCTTTATTCCCTATGATGCAGTTTTCTGCAGCTCCATGGAGGGTATTGGATAAAGAACAGCTTAATATTTGCGTTGAAATGGCAAAGTTGCATGTGCGTTTTTCAGACAGGATTGTTGAACTTGCTAAGGAAGCATCAAAAACTGGAGAGCCAATAATCAGACATATGGAATATGTTTTCCCTGGAAATGGCTACGAGAAAATAATAGATCAGTTTATGCTTGGAGATAAGATACTAGTAGCACCTGTATTAAAGAAGGGAGCCACTAGTAGAAGCATTGTTTTTCCTAGAGGTAAATGGATTGGTGATGACAAAACCGTAGTACAAGGTCCTTGTACTATAACTGTAGACGCACCTATAGAAAGACTGCCTTGGTATGAAAAAGTAGATACCAGTATATAG
- a CDS encoding AraC family transcriptional regulator, which yields MLQCDREMFYKNFSYRYIKGPQSPPAQVHSLGWQIQNSTEYNFDGMRRPDEAGNCIFQYTLSGAGVIEFDNERYILDEGSAFLSTIPSKHRYYIPKNGQKWEFIYITLTGEYTISEWRKIQDNFGAVVKFSEKEEVIKYLWQIYWDAVNNKITDGYQTSGKAYEFIMKLYTSLNAQATKDMPNNNTLHEAITFMKDNLHRELCLDDIAFEVNMSKFHFNHLFTKAMGISAWNYITKLRIEKAVELLVSTSFTVEEIASMVGYSSSNYFNKVFRKYMGTSPGRLRKTYKDVRDITVSL from the coding sequence TTGCTGCAGTGTGATAGAGAAATGTTTTATAAAAATTTTAGCTATCGGTATATAAAAGGACCTCAATCTCCGCCAGCACAGGTGCATTCTTTAGGTTGGCAAATACAAAATTCAACAGAATATAATTTTGATGGTATGAGAAGACCTGATGAAGCAGGGAATTGCATTTTTCAGTATACACTATCAGGAGCCGGGGTCATTGAATTTGACAATGAGCGTTACATACTTGATGAAGGCTCTGCATTTCTTTCAACTATTCCAAGTAAGCATCGCTATTACATTCCAAAGAATGGGCAAAAGTGGGAGTTTATTTATATTACATTAACAGGAGAATACACTATTTCAGAATGGAGAAAAATACAGGACAATTTTGGAGCAGTTGTTAAGTTTAGCGAGAAGGAAGAGGTAATAAAATATTTATGGCAAATTTATTGGGATGCAGTTAACAATAAAATAACCGATGGCTATCAAACCTCAGGAAAAGCCTATGAATTTATTATGAAGCTATATACAAGTTTGAATGCACAGGCAACAAAGGATATGCCCAATAATAATACCCTTCATGAAGCCATAACCTTTATGAAGGATAATCTTCATAGGGAGCTTTGCCTAGATGATATTGCATTCGAAGTTAATATGTCTAAATTTCACTTTAATCATTTATTTACAAAGGCTATGGGAATATCAGCCTGGAACTATATCACAAAGCTTAGGATTGAGAAGGCTGTAGAATTACTAGTATCTACTAGTTTTACTGTAGAAGAGATAGCAAGTATGGTTGGATATTCCAGCTCAAACTACTTTAACAAGGTTTTTCGCAAATATATGGGTACATCGCCTGGAAGATTAAGAAAAACATACAAGGATGTGAGGGATATTACAGTAAGTTTATAA
- a CDS encoding glycoside hydrolase family 2 TIM barrel-domain containing protein gives MSRENISLNRDWLYIDNFKEEYIDRYYDDSSFTAVNLPHANKEVPYNYFDERSYQFISCYRKKIVIGSENKDKLLFIDFEGVMTYAKVFCNGQYVGEHKGGYTPFSVEITEKVNFDEENVITVMVDSTERADIPPFGYVIDYLTFGGIYREVSLRIVDKVYINNVFAKTLDALKEDKKVLAEVYVNNQGNLKGDFNLKVSLCADNKVIAEKEEVLELRDGLNNKYEIMLDKLKAIKLWDIDSPSLYEVKISIEGCEGYKDSFNVRVGFREAVVTEEGFYLNGRMLKIRGLNRHQSYPYVGYAMPKRAQRKDADILKYELNINTVRTSHYPQSKHFLDRCDEIGLLVFEEIPGWQHIGNEEWKAVACENVREMITRDWNHPSIFLWGVRINESQDDHDFYSRTNAIAHELDNTRQTGGVRYILNSDFLEDVYTNNDFIHTGKEIVLRNQKAITGLDKNVPYLVTEYCGHIYPTKRFDNEERLIEHALRHFRVQNRMALDKNISGAIGWCAFDYNTHFDFGSGDRICYHGVMDMFRIPKFAAFMYKSQVSPEKELVLEPLTLWSRGERNEGLIVPQVVCTNCEAVELYVEGKLLGKYYPDKENFAGLEYPPVFIHEIPGDWGVSWGDAEFKGYINGKEAVSKIFSRNPVPKAITAAADDLTLHSGDMDSTRITYKIVDQAGNLVPYINESIEFEISGPGEIIGPKLTAFIGGCIAVWVRTTGEKGSIKLKARSSRFEAEEIIVEVL, from the coding sequence ATGTCAAGAGAAAATATTTCATTAAACAGAGATTGGCTATACATAGACAATTTTAAGGAAGAATATATTGACAGATATTATGATGATTCTAGCTTTACAGCAGTAAATCTTCCGCATGCCAACAAGGAAGTTCCGTACAACTATTTTGATGAGAGATCCTATCAATTTATCTCTTGTTATAGAAAGAAAATTGTAATAGGCAGCGAAAACAAGGATAAGCTTTTATTTATAGATTTTGAAGGTGTCATGACCTATGCAAAAGTGTTCTGTAATGGACAATATGTTGGAGAACACAAAGGCGGCTATACTCCATTTTCTGTTGAAATTACTGAAAAAGTTAACTTTGATGAGGAAAATGTTATAACTGTAATGGTAGATTCTACTGAAAGAGCAGATATTCCGCCTTTTGGATATGTTATAGACTATCTTACCTTTGGAGGCATATACAGGGAAGTAAGCTTAAGGATAGTGGATAAAGTCTATATAAACAATGTATTTGCTAAAACCTTGGATGCTCTTAAGGAAGATAAAAAAGTATTAGCAGAAGTATATGTAAACAACCAAGGTAACTTAAAGGGCGATTTTAATTTGAAAGTTTCGCTTTGTGCTGACAATAAAGTTATAGCAGAAAAGGAAGAAGTACTAGAGCTTAGAGATGGATTAAATAATAAATATGAAATTATGCTTGATAAACTTAAAGCTATTAAGCTTTGGGATATTGATAGTCCAAGCCTTTATGAAGTTAAAATATCCATTGAAGGCTGCGAGGGTTATAAGGACAGCTTTAATGTAAGAGTAGGTTTTAGGGAAGCAGTGGTTACAGAAGAAGGCTTTTATCTTAATGGAAGGATGCTGAAAATCAGAGGACTCAACAGACATCAATCCTACCCATATGTTGGCTATGCTATGCCTAAAAGAGCACAAAGAAAAGATGCTGATATATTAAAATATGAACTTAACATCAATACAGTAAGAACTTCACATTATCCTCAATCGAAACACTTCCTTGACAGATGCGATGAAATTGGACTGCTTGTATTTGAGGAAATACCTGGTTGGCAGCATATAGGAAATGAAGAGTGGAAAGCTGTAGCCTGCGAAAATGTAAGAGAAATGATTACAAGAGATTGGAATCATCCTTCTATATTCCTATGGGGAGTGCGTATTAACGAGTCTCAGGATGATCATGATTTTTATTCAAGAACTAATGCTATTGCTCATGAATTGGACAATACAAGACAAACTGGCGGAGTTAGATATATACTTAACAGCGATTTCTTAGAAGATGTTTATACTAACAATGACTTTATTCATACAGGAAAAGAAATTGTTTTAAGGAATCAAAAAGCTATAACAGGATTAGATAAAAATGTACCTTATCTGGTAACAGAATATTGTGGACATATATATCCAACAAAAAGATTTGACAATGAGGAACGTTTAATAGAGCATGCGCTAAGGCATTTCAGGGTTCAAAACCGAATGGCTTTGGATAAAAATATTTCTGGAGCTATAGGCTGGTGTGCTTTTGACTATAACACCCATTTTGATTTCGGTTCAGGAGACAGAATTTGTTATCACGGTGTTATGGATATGTTTAGAATTCCAAAATTTGCAGCCTTTATGTATAAGAGTCAAGTAAGCCCTGAGAAGGAGCTTGTGCTGGAACCATTAACACTATGGAGTCGTGGTGAGCGTAATGAGGGATTAATTGTACCTCAAGTAGTTTGTACAAACTGTGAGGCTGTGGAGCTTTATGTTGAAGGTAAGCTTTTAGGAAAGTATTATCCTGATAAGGAGAATTTTGCAGGATTAGAATATCCACCGGTGTTTATTCATGAGATTCCTGGAGATTGGGGAGTTTCCTGGGGAGATGCTGAGTTCAAGGGCTATATAAATGGTAAGGAAGCAGTAAGCAAAATATTCTCAAGAAATCCAGTGCCAAAAGCCATTACTGCTGCTGCCGATGACCTAACATTACATTCCGGAGATATGGATTCCACAAGAATAACTTATAAGATTGTTGATCAAGCCGGAAATTTAGTACCCTATATTAACGAAAGCATTGAATTTGAAATATCCGGGCCAGGAGAAATAATAGGTCCTAAGCTTACAGCATTTATTGGAGGCTGCATTGCTGTATGGGTAAGAACTACTGGAGAAAAAGGAAGCATAAAACTAAAGGCGAGAAGCAGCAGGTTTGAGGCAGAGGAAATTATAGTAGAAGTTCTATAG